The following are encoded in a window of Arvicanthis niloticus isolate mArvNil1 chromosome 1, mArvNil1.pat.X, whole genome shotgun sequence genomic DNA:
- the LOC143439794 gene encoding uncharacterized protein LOC143439794, with product MWREMTKLNVEPCYSGYAGEAEPQSASKMLQSLDAVTYEDVHVNFTAEEWNLLDPSQKNLYKDVMLETYWNLTATGYSLEDHHIEEQCQISRRRERHERSHTGEKPHECNQCGKAFSRQSGLQRHKMTHTGEKPYECNQCGKAFSCHSSLQYHKRTHTGEKPYECNQCGKAFSYHSTLQRHKRTHTGEKPYQCNQCGKAFSCHSSLQYHKRTHTGEKPYQCNQCGKAFSCHSSLQYHKRTHTGEKPYECNQCGKAFPCHRSLQYHKRTHTGEKPYQCNQCGKAFSSHCSLQCHKRTHTGKKPYQCNQCGKAFSCNRSLQKHKRTHTGEKPFECSQCGKAFTCHGGLQYHKRTHTGEKPYQCNQCGKAFSCHSSLQYHKRTHTGEKPYQCNQCGKAFSCHSSLQYHKRTHTGEKPYECNQCGKAFSYHSTLQRHKRTHTGEKPYQCNQCGKAFSCHSSLQYHKRTHTGEKPYQCNQCGKAFSCHSSLQYHKRTHTGEKPYECNQCGKAFPCHRSLQYHKRTHTGEKPYQCNQCGKAFSSHCSLQCHKRTHTGKKPYQCNQCGKAFSCNRSLQKHKRTHTGEKPFECSQCGKAFTCHGGLQYHKRTHTGEKPYQCNQCGKAFSCHSSLQYHKRTHTGEKPYQCNQCGKAFSCHSSLQRHKTTHTGEKPYECNQCGKAFPCHLSLQYHKKTYTGEKPYQCNQCGKAFSSHCSLQCHKRTHTGEKPYQCNQCGKAFSCNRSLQKHKRTHTGEKPYQCNQCGKAFLHQSGLQYHNRTHTGNKLNAMNEVKPFQDTVISEYTKENVQSETL from the exons atgtggagggagatgactaaattgaatgtggaaccctgctacagtggatacgctggagaggccgagccccaaagtgcttcgaagatgctccagagcctg gatgcagtgacttatgaggacgtgcatgtgaacttcactgcagaagagtggaatttgctggatccttcccagaagaatctctacaaagatgtgatgctggagacctactggaacctcactgctacag gttacagtttggaagatcatcatattgaagaacaatgtcaaatTTCTAGAAGGcgtgaaag gcatgaaagaagtcatactggagagaaaccacatgaatgtaaccaatgtggtaaagccttttcacgtcagagtggtctccaaagacataaaatgacacatactggagagaaaccttatgaatgtaatcaatgtggtaaagccttttcatgtcacagtagtcttcaatatcataaaaggacacatactggagagaaaccttatgaatgtaatcaatgtggtaaagccttttcctatcacagtactctccaaagacataaaaggacacatactggagagaaaccttatcaatgtaatcaatgtggtaaagccttttcatgtcacagtagtctccaatatcataaaaggacacatactggagagaaaccttatcagtgtaatcaatgtggtaaagccttttcatgtcacagtagtctccaatatcataaaagaacacatactggagagaaaccttatgaatgtaatcaatgtggtaaagcctttccatgtcaccgtagtctccaatatcataaaagaacacatactggagagaaaccttatcaatgtaatcaatgtggtaaagccttttcaagtcactgCAGTCTTcaatgtcataaaagaacacatactggaaagaaaccttatcaatgtaatcaatgtggtaaagccttttcgtGTAACCgtagtctccaaaaacataagagaacacatactggagagaaaccttttgaatgtagtcaatgtggtaaagcctttacatgTCAtggtggtctccaatatcataaaaggacacatactggagagaaaccttatcaatgtaatcaatgtggtaaagccttttcatgtcacagtagtctccaatatcataaaaggacacatactggagagaagccttatcaatgtaatcaatgtggtaaagccttttcatgtcacagtagtcttcaatatcataaaaggacacatactggagagaaaccttatgaatgtaatcaatgtggtaaagccttttcctatcacagtactctccaaagacataaaaggacacatactggagagaaaccttatcaatgtaatcaatgtggtaaagccttttcatgtcacagtagtctccaatatcataaaaggacacatactggagagaaaccttatcagtgtaatcaatgtggtaaagccttttcatgtcacagtagtctccaatatcataaaagaacacatactggagagaaaccttatgaatgtaatcaatgtggtaaagcctttccatgtcaccgtagtctccaatatcataaaagaacacatactggagagaaaccttatcaatgtaatcaatgtggtaaagccttttcaagtcactgCAGTCTTcaatgtcataaaagaacacatactggaaagaaaccttatcaatgtaatcaatgtggtaaagccttttcgtGTAACCgtagtctccaaaaacataagagaacacatactggagagaaaccttttgaatgtagtcaatgtggtaaagcctttacatgTCAtggtggtctccaatatcataaaaggacacatactggagagaaaccttatcaatgtaatcaatgtggtaaagccttttcatgtcacagtagtctccaatatcataaaaggacacatactggagagaagccttatcaatgtaatcaatgtggtaaagccttttcatgtcacagtagtctccaaagacataaaacaacacatactggagagaaaccttatgaatgtaatcaatgtggtaaagcctttccatgtCACcttagtctccaatatcataaaaaaacatatactggagagaaaccttatcaatgtaatcaatgtggtaaagccttttcaagtcactgCAGTCTTcaatgtcataaaagaacacatactggagagaaaccttatcaatgtaatcaatgtggtaaagccttttcgtGTAACCgtagtctccaaaaacataagagaacacatactggagagaagccttatcaatgtaatcaatgtggtaaagcctttttacaTCAGAGTGGTCTCCAgtatcataatagaacacatactggaaatAAACTGAATGcaatgaatgaggtaaagcctttccaggacacagtcatctctgaatacacaaaagaaaatgtgcagagtgaaaccttatga